In a single window of the Candidatus Rokuibacteriota bacterium genome:
- a CDS encoding acyl-CoA dehydrogenase, which produces MTRATVDPHALPPDIAALRDRLGAFLEGELLPAERREGVVDEAQASPALTRFARTRSAELGFYRLAQPVELGGGGLGPVGVAALHEEIARSQCALGGLVLGGDGGLLRMASGAQRERFLLPVLRGELTTALAFTDAREGPRTTAVGRGEMFVVSGVKSFVTGGPQADLLLAVAKVTDNPGGKTGTAVFVVRRDAPGVTLASEIRTLDGGLHGEFELVNVEVPAADVLGEIGQGLPKALESITALRLRAAAAACGTARWTLEYALRQARRPHRTGVPLGEREQVQAMLGQSAMDLFAARGALYAAARAAEAGDAETEVAMAKAVATEAVARIVDRAIQLVGGAAVVEGHPLARLYRRIRAWRIAEGTTEILRLTVARRLLAADPAPPQPVPQGDSSDAPQ; this is translated from the coding sequence GTGACGCGCGCGACGGTGGACCCCCACGCCCTGCCACCCGACATCGCCGCGCTTCGTGACCGCCTCGGCGCCTTCCTCGAGGGAGAGCTCCTGCCCGCGGAACGGCGGGAGGGCGTCGTCGACGAGGCGCAGGCGAGCCCCGCGCTCACGCGCTTTGCGCGGACGCGCTCGGCCGAGCTCGGCTTCTACCGGCTGGCGCAGCCGGTCGAGCTGGGCGGGGGAGGGCTCGGGCCCGTGGGAGTGGCCGCGCTCCACGAGGAGATCGCGCGCTCCCAGTGCGCGCTGGGCGGACTCGTCCTCGGCGGCGACGGCGGGCTCCTGCGCATGGCGTCGGGCGCGCAGCGTGAGCGCTTCCTCCTGCCCGTGCTGCGCGGCGAGCTCACGACAGCGCTGGCCTTCACCGACGCCCGCGAGGGACCGCGCACCACGGCCGTGGGGCGGGGCGAGATGTTCGTCGTCTCGGGCGTCAAGTCCTTCGTCACCGGCGGCCCGCAGGCCGACCTGCTCCTGGCGGTGGCGAAGGTGACGGACAATCCCGGCGGCAAGACGGGGACGGCCGTCTTCGTCGTGAGGCGCGACGCGCCGGGCGTCACGCTCGCGAGCGAGATTCGCACGCTCGACGGCGGCCTCCACGGCGAGTTCGAGCTGGTGAACGTCGAGGTGCCTGCCGCCGACGTGCTCGGAGAGATCGGCCAGGGGCTGCCGAAGGCGCTCGAGAGCATCACGGCGCTGCGTCTTCGCGCCGCGGCCGCCGCCTGCGGCACCGCCCGGTGGACGCTCGAGTACGCGCTCCGCCAGGCGCGCCGCCCCCACAGAACCGGCGTGCCGCTCGGCGAGCGCGAGCAGGTCCAGGCCATGCTCGGCCAGAGCGCCATGGACCTCTTCGCCGCGCGCGGCGCGCTGTACGCCGCCGCGCGCGCGGCGGAAGCCGGCGATGCCGAGACGGAGGTCGCCATGGCCAAGGCTGTCGCCACGGAGGCCGTCGCCCGCATCGTGGACCGCGCGATCCAACTCGTAGGCGGCGCGGCCGTCGTCGAAGGGCATCCGCTGGCGCGCCTCTACCGCCGCATCCGCGCCTGGCGCATC
- a CDS encoding RidA family protein, producing MIEFFDPTDAPAPGAFSRATRAAGLVFVSGTGAGNDIGGAPREGTAAQQTRWALENVAAILRAAGSSLDRVVQVTLLIQDPADYHEINAEYVTHFPKGLPARHTARFGVPTAAKVAFACIALGPDAAQAP from the coding sequence ATGATCGAATTCTTCGACCCGACCGATGCTCCAGCCCCGGGCGCGTTCTCGCGCGCGACGCGCGCGGCGGGGCTCGTCTTCGTCTCGGGCACGGGCGCGGGCAACGATATCGGCGGCGCCCCGCGCGAGGGGACGGCCGCCCAGCAGACGCGCTGGGCGCTGGAAAATGTCGCGGCGATCCTGCGGGCCGCCGGCTCCTCGCTCGACCGCGTGGTGCAGGTGACGCTCCTGATCCAGGACCCGGCCGACTACCACGAGATCAACGCCGAGTACGTGACGCACTTTCCGAAGGGGCTGCCGGCGCGGCACACGGCGCGCTTCGGCGTGCCCACCGCGGCCAAGGTCGCGTTCGCCTGCATCGCGCTCGGGCCCGACGCGGCGCAGGCCCCCTGA